The Kaustia mangrovi genome has a segment encoding these proteins:
- a CDS encoding TRAP transporter large permease, which yields MSHEMIALFMFSTMMLMLLTGQRVFGAIGFVATISALLLWGTGGSDIPFSAVMKLMKWYPLLTLPMFIFMGYILSESKIADDLYKMFHVWMGPVSGGLAIGTIGLMVLISAMNGLSVAGMAIGATIALPELIKRSYDKRMITGVIQAGSSLGILVPPSVVLVLYAMIARQPVGQLWLAGVIPGLLMATMFIVYIYIRCRITPSLGPALSREERANVTTREKLRLLSAGVLPLIIFFAMMFPFVKGWTSLTESSAIGAMTAFLAAVLRRRMTWKVFEVSVRSTLAISCMFMLIIMAAMGFGAVFDGLGAVHAIETLFTERLGLSPWTILILMQLSFLLMGTFLDDTAMLVIVAPLYIPLVDHLGFNLIWYGVLYTITTQIAYMTPPFGYNLFLMRAMAPPEIGMRDIYGSIVPFVAVMILALAVNMMFPEIALWLPTFIYSG from the coding sequence ATGTCGCATGAGATGATCGCGCTCTTCATGTTCTCCACGATGATGCTGATGCTGCTGACCGGGCAGCGCGTGTTCGGCGCCATCGGGTTCGTCGCGACGATCTCGGCACTGCTCCTGTGGGGCACCGGCGGGTCCGACATCCCCTTCTCGGCCGTGATGAAGCTGATGAAGTGGTACCCGCTCCTCACGCTGCCGATGTTCATCTTCATGGGCTACATCCTGTCGGAATCGAAGATCGCCGACGACCTCTACAAGATGTTCCATGTCTGGATGGGGCCGGTCTCGGGCGGCCTGGCCATCGGCACGATCGGGCTGATGGTGCTGATCTCGGCCATGAATGGGCTGAGCGTCGCAGGCATGGCCATCGGCGCCACCATCGCCCTGCCCGAGCTGATCAAGCGAAGCTACGACAAGCGGATGATCACGGGGGTCATCCAGGCCGGGTCGTCGCTCGGCATCCTGGTGCCGCCCTCCGTCGTGCTGGTGCTCTATGCCATGATCGCGCGCCAGCCGGTCGGCCAGCTCTGGCTGGCGGGCGTGATCCCGGGCCTGCTGATGGCGACGATGTTCATCGTCTATATCTACATCCGCTGCCGCATCACGCCGTCGCTCGGCCCGGCGCTCAGCCGCGAGGAGCGCGCCAACGTCACCACACGCGAGAAGCTGCGGCTCCTGAGCGCAGGCGTCCTGCCGCTGATCATCTTCTTCGCCATGATGTTCCCCTTCGTGAAGGGCTGGACGTCGCTGACCGAAAGCTCCGCCATCGGCGCGATGACCGCGTTCCTGGCCGCCGTCCTGAGGCGGCGCATGACCTGGAAGGTCTTCGAGGTCTCGGTCCGCTCCACGCTCGCGATCAGCTGCATGTTCATGCTGATCATCATGGCGGCCATGGGGTTCGGCGCCGTCTTCGACGGGCTGGGCGCGGTGCACGCCATCGAGACCCTGTTCACCGAGCGGCTGGGGCTGAGCCCGTGGACGATCCTGATCCTGATGCAGCTCAGCTTCCTGCTCATGGGCACGTTCCTGGACGACACTGCAATGCTGGTGATCGTGGCGCCGCTCTACATCCCGCTGGTCGACCATCTGGGGTTCAACCTGATCTGGTACGGCGTGCTCTACACGATCACCACCCAGATCGCGTACATGACGCCGCCTTTCGGCTACAATCTGTTCCTGATGCGCGCCATGGCGCCGCCCGAAATCGGCATGCGCGACATCTACGGCTCGATCGTCCCCTTCGTGGCCGTGATGATCCTGGCGCTGGCCGTCAACATGATGTTCCCCGAGATCGCGCTGTGGCTGCCGACCTTCATCTACAGCGGATAA
- a CDS encoding TRAP transporter small permease subunit: MPRVLVGYVRVVDAMNYRLGRIMMYFLFVMVGVLMWSSISKTFFLPSLWTLEVAQFALVAYYLLGGPYSIQLSANVRMDLFYSNWTTRQKAWVDMITIWFLIFYLGVMIYGAVGSTAYSLGYFGDQPFAFFRDFFHAFFTGGPEAAGEKLGFIERSPTAWRPYLWPVKAIATCGIFLMLLQAISEFIKDVGTLRGVDLLKDAPAHKGHEEDIYKEHA; the protein is encoded by the coding sequence ATGCCTAGGGTGCTGGTTGGCTATGTCCGCGTCGTGGACGCGATGAACTACCGGCTCGGCCGGATCATGATGTACTTCCTGTTCGTCATGGTCGGCGTCCTGATGTGGTCGTCGATCTCCAAGACGTTCTTCCTGCCCTCGCTCTGGACCCTCGAGGTCGCGCAGTTCGCGCTGGTGGCCTACTACCTTCTGGGCGGGCCCTACTCCATCCAGCTCTCCGCCAATGTGCGGATGGACCTCTTCTACAGCAACTGGACCACCCGGCAGAAGGCCTGGGTGGACATGATCACCATCTGGTTCCTGATCTTCTATCTGGGCGTGATGATCTATGGCGCGGTGGGCTCGACAGCCTACTCGCTGGGCTATTTCGGGGACCAGCCCTTCGCCTTCTTCCGCGACTTCTTCCACGCCTTCTTCACCGGCGGCCCGGAGGCGGCGGGCGAGAAGCTCGGCTTCATCGAACGCTCGCCGACGGCATGGCGGCCCTATCTCTGGCCGGTCAAGGCGATCGCCACATGCGGCATCTTCCTGATGCTGCTGCAGGCCATTTCGGAATTCATCAAGGATGTCGGCACCCTGCGCGGCGTCGACCTCCTCAAGGATGCTCCCGCCCACAAGGGGCACGAGGAAGACATCTACAAGGAGCATGCCTGA
- a CDS encoding N-formylglutamate amidohydrolase: MISGSGWDEAVSEAEPIEVEAPEIVARDADGPALILCEHASNRIPQRYGGLGLARGAGESHAAWDPGARDVALGLARALNSPMVAARVSRLVYDCNRPPEAESAMPVRTERIEVPGNRDLDIAARIERTESVYNPFCAAVENVINARGAARRATTLVTVHSFTPTWFGKPRKTHIGILHDSDTRLADAMLARAHALPHRAIARNDPYGPQDGVTHSLRLHGLAHGLPNVMIEIRNDLLADAGDRARMVEELLAMLRPALAELDDTPRSADSPGGDVHA; this comes from the coding sequence ATGATTTCCGGCAGCGGTTGGGACGAAGCGGTATCAGAAGCCGAGCCGATCGAGGTCGAGGCGCCCGAGATCGTGGCGCGCGACGCCGATGGGCCCGCGCTCATCCTGTGCGAACACGCCTCCAACCGTATCCCGCAGCGCTATGGCGGGCTGGGGCTGGCCCGTGGCGCAGGGGAAAGCCACGCGGCGTGGGACCCCGGCGCGCGCGACGTCGCGCTGGGTCTGGCGCGGGCGCTCAACTCGCCGATGGTGGCCGCGCGCGTCTCCCGGCTGGTCTATGATTGCAACCGCCCGCCCGAGGCCGAAAGCGCCATGCCCGTGCGGACCGAGCGGATCGAGGTGCCGGGCAACCGCGACCTCGACATCGCGGCCCGTATCGAGCGGACAGAGAGCGTCTACAACCCCTTCTGCGCCGCGGTCGAGAACGTGATCAACGCGCGCGGCGCCGCACGGCGCGCAACCACGCTGGTCACCGTGCACAGCTTCACGCCCACCTGGTTCGGCAAACCGCGCAAGACCCATATCGGCATCCTGCACGACAGCGACACGCGCCTGGCCGACGCCATGCTGGCGCGGGCGCACGCGCTGCCGCACCGGGCGATCGCGCGCAACGATCCTTACGGCCCGCAGGACGGGGTCACCCATTCCCTGCGCCTGCACGGCCTCGCCCACGGCTTGCCCAATGTGATGATCGAGATCCGCAACGACCTGCTCGCAGACGCCGGCGACCGCGCCCGCATGGTGGAGGAGTTGCTCGCCATGCTGCGCCCGGCTCTGGCCGAGCTGGACGACACGCCACGATCCGCCGATTCCCCCGGGGGAGACGTCCATGCCTAG
- a CDS encoding MurR/RpiR family transcriptional regulator codes for MPKTMRTVRDLIRANYQSLTRSERKFAQALLDNYPSAGLASITAAAGNADVSVPTVARMVNKLGFKGYPQFHQALLQELEAKASGPTQRRANWASEAPETHHLNRFAETVTQNIGQTFANIDTEQFDAAARLLSDTDAHLYVVGGRITQALAGYAFTHFQAVRERVTHMTPSSATWPHYVLDMEEGDILMMFDIRRYETNLIRLAEIAADHGVHVVLITDQWVSPAAEHAEHTFTCWVEIPSAWDSNVATMMLLEALIAAVQEECWPRIRDRYERLEQLFNATHLFHKSG; via the coding sequence TTGCCCAAGACAATGCGCACCGTGCGCGATCTGATCCGCGCGAACTATCAGTCGCTGACCCGGTCGGAGCGCAAATTCGCGCAGGCCCTGCTGGACAATTATCCCTCCGCGGGCCTGGCCTCGATCACGGCCGCGGCGGGCAATGCGGACGTGTCGGTGCCCACGGTCGCGCGGATGGTGAACAAGCTGGGGTTCAAGGGCTATCCCCAGTTCCACCAGGCGCTGCTCCAGGAGCTGGAGGCCAAGGCGTCGGGGCCGACGCAGCGCCGCGCCAACTGGGCGTCGGAGGCGCCCGAGACGCATCACCTCAACCGCTTCGCGGAGACGGTGACGCAGAATATCGGCCAGACTTTCGCCAATATCGACACCGAGCAGTTCGACGCCGCCGCGCGCTTGCTGTCGGATACCGACGCCCATCTCTATGTCGTGGGCGGACGCATCACGCAGGCGCTGGCCGGCTATGCCTTCACCCATTTCCAGGCCGTGCGCGAGCGCGTCACGCACATGACGCCGTCATCGGCCACCTGGCCGCACTACGTGCTGGACATGGAGGAGGGCGACATCCTCATGATGTTCGATATCCGGCGCTACGAGACGAATCTGATCCGGCTGGCCGAGATCGCCGCCGACCATGGCGTGCACGTGGTGCTGATCACCGATCAGTGGGTCAGTCCGGCGGCCGAGCATGCCGAACACACCTTTACCTGCTGGGTGGAGATCCCGTCCGCATGGGACTCGAATGTCGCCACGATGATGCTGCTCGAGGCGTTGATCGCGGCCGTCCAGGAGGAATGCTGGCCACGCATCCGCGACCGCTACGAGCGGCTGGAACAGCTGTTCAACGCCACGCACCTGTTTCACAAGTCCGGATAG
- a CDS encoding SH3 domain-containing protein — translation MLSASPGAQEPVFGGRRDRAQSGGLPRLDMGAVPGRERISGDWPGLDAAGDGRQRRALMLRMTVLAILVGVIGGGVVVFQLRALDAPQPAVAVADADPAPILVPRAKPAPPPARLDPDALPALIDTQRMSVVTKSAAPVRPEEPAGATMPVEMPSPEAALPEGASSGTGEAEPAPQQPPPQETDGAASRAEGAAASPQTRSARVTTDVNMRASPVNEAPALLIVPGGERVGVIGCNLWCEVTFDGRRGWIFRDFIEGYGT, via the coding sequence GTGCTGTCGGCCAGCCCGGGGGCGCAGGAGCCGGTATTCGGGGGCAGGAGAGATCGCGCGCAAAGCGGCGGCCTGCCGCGGCTCGATATGGGAGCGGTGCCGGGGCGCGAGCGCATTTCCGGCGACTGGCCGGGCTTGGATGCGGCCGGCGACGGCCGGCAAAGACGCGCGCTGATGCTGCGCATGACCGTGCTCGCCATCCTTGTCGGCGTGATCGGCGGCGGTGTCGTGGTGTTCCAGCTCAGGGCGCTCGATGCGCCGCAGCCCGCGGTCGCGGTCGCAGATGCCGACCCCGCCCCGATCCTGGTGCCGAGGGCGAAGCCCGCCCCGCCTCCCGCAAGGCTCGACCCCGACGCGCTTCCGGCCCTGATCGACACGCAGCGGATGAGCGTGGTGACGAAGAGCGCCGCCCCCGTCAGGCCTGAGGAGCCGGCAGGGGCGACGATGCCCGTCGAGATGCCGTCGCCCGAGGCTGCGCTGCCCGAAGGTGCATCCTCCGGGACTGGCGAGGCGGAACCGGCGCCGCAGCAGCCGCCACCGCAGGAGACGGACGGCGCGGCAAGCCGCGCGGAGGGCGCAGCGGCGTCGCCGCAGACGCGGTCGGCACGCGTCACCACCGATGTCAACATGCGCGCGAGCCCCGTCAACGAGGCGCCCGCGCTCCTGATCGTGCCGGGCGGTGAACGTGTCGGCGTCATAGGCTGCAACCTGTGGTGCGAGGTGACCTTCGACGGCCGGAGGGGCTGGATCTTCAGGGACTTCATCGAGGGTTACGGCACCTGA
- a CDS encoding Ppx/GppA phosphatase family protein, whose protein sequence is MDANSGPDDARKGARRRHRKRRRARQGHGGDRALNGVPPKAVQQTASAETAPAADPGAKPGEPEVRDTRQAGVAVKEGERPAQRRRRRRGRRPRQGQDVPVYGALDLGTNNCRLLVARPAPGGFKVIDAFSRIVRLGEGVSRTGRLSEAAMDRTVEALKVCARKLAWRRVSRARLIATEACRAAENGAEFIARVHEETGLRLEIIDRETEAGLAVAGSASLIAPDCRSALVFDIGGGSTELMWLTVGERGYDIASWTSMPLGVVTLAERFGGFTVSPENFEGMVSTVTPLLTRFAETVPETAGDLPDHLLGTSGTVTTIAGVHLGLERYDRSRVDGCWLSAHNVTTVTEGLLALDYEGRASSPCIGHDRADLVLAGCAILAGIQTIWPERRIRVADRGLREGILTKLMQEDGTFGTGPGSRRRPATNGRGTQR, encoded by the coding sequence GTGGACGCGAACAGCGGGCCGGACGATGCGCGGAAGGGCGCGCGCCGGCGACATCGTAAGCGGCGCCGTGCCCGGCAGGGCCACGGTGGCGACAGGGCATTGAACGGCGTGCCGCCGAAGGCGGTGCAACAGACGGCTTCAGCGGAAACGGCTCCTGCGGCAGACCCCGGCGCGAAACCGGGCGAGCCGGAGGTGCGCGATACGCGTCAGGCGGGTGTCGCGGTCAAGGAGGGCGAACGTCCGGCGCAGCGCCGGCGGCGCCGGCGTGGCAGGCGGCCGCGGCAGGGGCAGGACGTCCCTGTCTATGGCGCGCTCGACCTCGGCACGAACAATTGCCGCCTGCTCGTGGCCCGGCCCGCGCCGGGCGGCTTCAAGGTCATCGACGCCTTTTCGCGAATCGTCCGGCTGGGCGAGGGCGTCTCGCGCACGGGACGGCTGAGCGAGGCCGCCATGGACCGCACGGTCGAGGCGCTGAAGGTGTGCGCGCGCAAGCTCGCCTGGCGGCGCGTGTCGCGCGCGCGGCTGATCGCGACGGAGGCCTGCAGGGCGGCGGAGAACGGCGCGGAGTTCATCGCGCGCGTCCACGAGGAGACCGGGCTCAGGCTGGAGATCATCGACCGGGAGACCGAGGCCGGGCTTGCGGTCGCCGGCTCCGCATCGCTGATCGCGCCCGATTGCCGCTCCGCGCTCGTCTTCGATATTGGCGGCGGGTCGACGGAACTCATGTGGCTGACAGTGGGCGAGCGCGGCTACGACATCGCCTCGTGGACATCCATGCCGCTCGGCGTCGTGACGCTCGCGGAACGCTTCGGCGGCTTCACCGTGTCGCCGGAGAACTTCGAGGGAATGGTGTCCACGGTTACCCCGCTGCTCACGAGATTCGCCGAGACGGTTCCCGAAACGGCGGGAGACCTGCCCGACCATCTGCTCGGCACCTCGGGCACCGTCACAACCATTGCCGGTGTCCATCTGGGGCTTGAGCGCTACGACCGGTCCCGGGTGGATGGATGCTGGCTCAGTGCGCACAACGTCACCACGGTGACGGAGGGGCTTCTGGCGCTCGACTACGAGGGGCGCGCATCGAGCCCGTGTATCGGCCATGACCGCGCCGATCTGGTGCTTGCCGGCTGCGCCATCCTCGCGGGTATCCAGACCATCTGGCCGGAACGGCGCATCCGGGTGGCCGACCGGGGCTTGCGCGAGGGTATCCTCACCAAGCTGATGCAGGAAGACGGGACCTTCGGGACGGGGCCGGGCAGCCGGCGCAGGCCTGCGACGAACGGGCGGGGGACGCAACGATGA
- a CDS encoding RlmE family RNA methyltransferase has translation MSSGRRKPPRGSSRGHGTGTGPGAARDLRVKVRTARRRKISSTRWLERQLNDPYVAEARRQGYRSRAAFKLIEIDDRYELLKPGGRVVDLGAAPGGWAQVAVARTGALDGKGRVVALDINPFEPVEGAICIEADFLVEDAPDRIVDALKGEADLVMSDMAAPATGHRKTDHLKIMALCEAALDFAREVLAPGGAFLAKVFQGGTEHELLAEMKRDFTTVRHVKPKASRPESAELYVLATGFRGRDRSGD, from the coding sequence ATGAGTTCAGGGCGCAGGAAGCCGCCGCGCGGGTCCTCGCGCGGCCACGGCACGGGCACGGGCCCCGGGGCGGCCCGCGACCTCCGGGTGAAGGTGCGCACCGCGCGCCGCCGCAAGATCTCCTCCACCCGCTGGCTCGAGCGCCAGCTCAACGATCCCTATGTCGCCGAGGCCAGGCGCCAGGGTTACCGCTCGCGCGCGGCCTTCAAGCTGATCGAGATCGACGACAGATACGAGCTTCTCAAACCCGGCGGCCGGGTGGTCGATCTGGGCGCGGCGCCCGGCGGCTGGGCGCAGGTGGCGGTGGCGCGAACGGGCGCGCTCGACGGCAAGGGCCGCGTCGTCGCGCTCGACATCAATCCGTTCGAGCCGGTGGAGGGAGCCATCTGCATCGAGGCGGATTTCCTGGTCGAGGACGCGCCGGACCGGATCGTCGATGCCCTGAAGGGCGAGGCCGACCTCGTCATGTCCGACATGGCGGCGCCCGCGACGGGCCATCGCAAGACGGACCATCTGAAGATCATGGCGCTGTGCGAGGCGGCGCTGGACTTCGCCCGCGAGGTGCTGGCGCCCGGCGGGGCGTTCCTCGCCAAGGTGTTCCAGGGTGGAACCGAGCACGAGCTGCTGGCGGAGATGAAGCGCGACTTCACGACCGTCCGCCACGTCAAGCCGAAGGCGAGCCGGCCCGAATCGGCGGAGCTCTACGTGCTGGCGACCGGCTTCCGCGGCCGGGACCGGTCCGGCGACTGA
- a CDS encoding DHA2 family efflux MFS transporter permease subunit has protein sequence MSRKHIIALIVACALFMQTLDSTVLGTALPAIAVAFGESPVTLHLAMTSYLIALAVFMPLSGWVADRWGARDVFRLAIIVFTLASIACGLAPNAEALILARVVQGLGGAMMVPVGRLVLLRSVPKHEYVDALAWVTVPALMGPVLGPTVGGLLTTYASWHWIFWINVPMGLIGLAMTTIFVDDIREDDVPPLDLRGFVLAGIGIAGVMFTLETLGDGLIPAGWTMALGAVGLVSMALYIRHARHIASPVIDLTLLRVHTFRASVAGGAVFRFGIGAIPFLLPLLLQAGFGYSAADAGLVTSAAAAGAIVMKALAGRILRLFGFRSVLIWNGVLSAAFMAACALFTPATPWWTMVLVLLVGGFFRSLQFTGVNAVAFADVEPADFSQATSFSSMMQQLSLSVGIGFGALMLTLSQMWRGSDTLSYTDFPPAFIAVGLLTAVSSLFFVGLHRTAGDELAKRSAPAPAGAMGGMAAQPPREDP, from the coding sequence ATGAGCAGGAAGCACATAATCGCGCTGATCGTCGCCTGCGCCCTCTTCATGCAGACGCTGGATTCGACCGTGCTCGGCACGGCGCTGCCCGCCATCGCGGTGGCCTTCGGCGAAAGCCCGGTGACGCTCCATCTCGCGATGACCTCCTATCTCATCGCGCTTGCCGTCTTCATGCCGCTGTCGGGCTGGGTCGCGGACCGCTGGGGCGCGCGCGACGTGTTCCGCCTCGCCATCATCGTCTTCACGCTCGCCTCGATCGCCTGCGGGCTCGCGCCCAATGCGGAGGCGCTGATCCTCGCCCGCGTCGTGCAGGGTCTCGGCGGCGCGATGATGGTGCCCGTCGGCCGCCTCGTGCTGCTGCGCTCCGTGCCCAAGCACGAATATGTCGACGCGCTCGCCTGGGTCACGGTGCCGGCGCTCATGGGCCCGGTGCTCGGCCCTACCGTCGGCGGGCTGCTCACCACCTATGCCTCGTGGCACTGGATCTTCTGGATCAACGTGCCGATGGGGCTCATCGGCCTCGCCATGACCACGATCTTCGTGGACGACATCCGCGAGGACGACGTGCCACCGCTCGACCTGCGCGGCTTCGTGCTCGCCGGCATCGGGATCGCCGGCGTGATGTTCACGCTGGAGACCCTCGGGGACGGCCTCATTCCGGCGGGCTGGACGATGGCGCTCGGGGCCGTCGGCCTCGTCTCCATGGCGCTCTATATCCGGCATGCGCGCCACATTGCCAGCCCGGTGATCGATCTGACCCTTCTGAGGGTCCACACCTTCCGGGCGAGCGTGGCGGGCGGCGCGGTCTTCCGCTTCGGCATCGGGGCGATCCCCTTCCTCCTGCCGCTGCTGCTTCAGGCGGGCTTCGGATACAGCGCCGCGGATGCCGGCCTCGTCACCTCGGCGGCCGCCGCCGGCGCCATCGTCATGAAGGCGCTCGCCGGGCGCATCCTCAGGCTGTTCGGCTTCCGGTCCGTGCTCATCTGGAACGGCGTCCTCAGCGCGGCCTTCATGGCGGCCTGCGCGCTCTTCACCCCCGCGACACCGTGGTGGACGATGGTGCTCGTCCTGCTCGTCGGCGGCTTCTTCCGCTCGCTGCAGTTCACCGGCGTCAACGCGGTCGCCTTCGCCGATGTGGAGCCCGCCGATTTCAGCCAGGCGACGAGCTTCTCCAGCATGATGCAGCAGCTCTCCCTGTCCGTCGGCATCGGCTTCGGCGCCCTGATGCTCACGCTGTCGCAGATGTGGCGGGGCAGCGACACGCTGAGCTACACGGATTTCCCGCCGGCCTTCATCGCGGTCGGGCTGCTGACGGCGGTCTCATCGCTCTTCTTCGTCGGCCTCCACCGCACCGCCGGCGACGAGCTCGCCAAGCGCTCCGCCCCCGCCCCCGCCGGTGCCATGGGCGGCATGGCCGCCCAGCCGCCGCGCGAGGACCCATAG